The Acinetobacter wuhouensis genome includes the window GGTACGATACCTTGATAACGCTCACCATGCTCAGGTTCAATATTAATAAACAAAACAGGTTGTTGTAGGGTGCTGAGTACAGTGCTGCTATCCTCACTGAGCATGAAGTGCGGATCTTCTTCATAGTCTGCAAGCGCACGTACATCACCTAAGTGATTGCATTCAGCCATTGCCCATTTAAAAGTACCTTGCGCTTGGATTTGTAAGCTGATACGTCCTTTAATTTTTAATGTGCTGGCAAGTAGCGCAGTTGCACAAAGCATTTCACCCAAAAGAATAGCAACCGCTGGTGCATAGTCTCGTTGAGCTAAAATGGTTTGTAGTGCCGTATCTAAATGCACAACTTCACCGCGAACAGGGCTGTCTTCAATATAAAAACGTTGACGTAAATCAGTCATAAAATTCTCCAAATCCCTGTTTAGATGGTGGCGATATTATAAATCACAAGTTTATTTTGTACTAAAACTTGATGGCTTTATATGTACGATCAGTTTTCATCATCACGAATAATATGAAAACGATCCTGCTTTTGCTGTAGTGCTTGAGTTTTCGGCTCTGGTCGCTCCAAACCTGATTCGTCCAAATCAGGGTCATCTTTGTACTGCTCTGGATTTTGGCTATCCACTTGGGTATCACTTTCAAATAGATGTTCAAGCTCTGAAATAAAATCACGGTAGCTTTCAAAGACTTTTTGTTCATCGGTAAAAATACGTTGTTGCCGTGCTAAAAGTTCTTCATCGTAATTTCTAAACAGTTCAACGCTATTATAAGCATCTTCTTTACTGACGCCTAATTCACATAAAGCACGATAGCCCATACCCAAAGACGTTAAGTATGTTTCACGCCAGATGTGTTTAACCCCGACATCACGAAGCAAATGCATGTGATAACGGTCACGTGCGCGAACCAGTAATGTTAGGCTGGGATAATTCAATAAAATATGGCGCGCAACATTCATTGAGTCTTCCACATCATCAATGGCAAGTACAAAAACCTTGGCTTGCTCGATGCCTGCGGAACGTAATAAATCAGGTTGTGTTACATCGCCATAATACAATGTGCCACCATAGCGACGGACAAAATCAATTTTTTGCAGATTATTATCAATTGCGGTAAATCGAAAATGACGAATACGTGCCAAACGAGCAATGATTTGCCCAACACGACCAAAACCTGCAACGATCAGTGCAGGGTGATCATTGGGAATTTCATCATATTGAGGTTCAGTATTTTTATTGAGTAAAGGCAAAATCCAAGTGGAAACGACCCAAAATACAACGGGTGTAAACACCATTGATAGCGTCACAACCAATGTAATCGGTTCCATGATGGCATCTGTGAGGACTTTTTCACTTTTGGCGACATTTAACACCACAAATGCAAATTCACCCCCTTGAGCCAAACAGGTTGCAACCATCAAGCTATTTGACCAACTCATCTTCTTCAATCGTGCAATCGCTGTCATGACGAGCATTTTGATGAGGATCAACCCTATTGCACCACCAACGATGAATAAGGGCATATCCACAATCAATGAGATTTGCGTGGTCATTCCCACAGTCATGAAAAATAGACCGAGTAACAAGCCTTTGAAAGGTGCAATACTGGCCTCTAACTCATGACGAAACTCAGAATCTGCTAGAAGCACGCCTGTGAGGAATGCGCCAAGTGTGGTGCTAATGCCCAAAGTGTCCATGAGTAAAACCACACCGAGGACAATGAATAATCCAACAGCAGTAATCAGTTCTGTCGCGCCACTTTTTGCCACAAAGCGGAAGAAAGGGCGCATCACATAGCGGCTAAATAAAAATAACCCTGTAAATGTGGCAATGATCGCTGCGAAATAAGCAACACCATGATGACTGGATTGACCACCTGCGAGCATTGGAATCACAGCAAGCAGTGGAATCGCCGCAATATCTTGAAAGAGTAAAATTGAAAAGGACTGCTGACCGTGTGTGGTGTTGAGTTGTTGTTTTTCTGCAAGCAGTTGCAGTACAAATGCTGTTGATGAAAGTGCCAGTGCAAAACCAATCACAAAGCTCGCGGAAAGGCTTTGTTGCAACACGAGGAACGTGGTTCCCATGAGCACAATGCCAGTTACTATGACTTGTAAGCTTCCCATCACGAAAATCGATTGGCGCATTTCCCACAATCGTTGAGGACGTAATTCTAAACCGAT containing:
- a CDS encoding monovalent cation:proton antiporter-2 (CPA2) family protein, with the protein product MSLLLQITLFLGAALILVPLGKKLGIATVLGYLFTGILLGPSVFNIANDPEEIMHLAEFGVILLMFLIGLELRPQRLWEMRQSIFVMGSLQVIVTGIVLMGTTFLVLQQSLSASFVIGFALALSSTAFVLQLLAEKQQLNTTHGQQSFSILLFQDIAAIPLLAVIPMLAGGQSSHHGVAYFAAIIATFTGLFLFSRYVMRPFFRFVAKSGATELITAVGLFIVLGVVLLMDTLGISTTLGAFLTGVLLADSEFRHELEASIAPFKGLLLGLFFMTVGMTTQISLIVDMPLFIVGGAIGLILIKMLVMTAIARLKKMSWSNSLMVATCLAQGGEFAFVVLNVAKSEKVLTDAIMEPITLVVTLSMVFTPVVFWVVSTWILPLLNKNTEPQYDEIPNDHPALIVAGFGRVGQIIARLARIRHFRFTAIDNNLQKIDFVRRYGGTLYYGDVTQPDLLRSAGIEQAKVFVLAIDDVEDSMNVARHILLNYPSLTLLVRARDRYHMHLLRDVGVKHIWRETYLTSLGMGYRALCELGVSKEDAYNSVELFRNYDEELLARQQRIFTDEQKVFESYRDFISELEHLFESDTQVDSQNPEQYKDDPDLDESGLERPEPKTQALQQKQDRFHIIRDDEN